The following proteins come from a genomic window of Nitrospira sp.:
- a CDS encoding tRNA-i(6)A37 methylthiotransferase has translation MRVKPFPQVHIETFGCQMNESDSELVRSMLKQEGFVFTEDRERADVVLVNTCAIRENAHNKIYAHLSELRTLKKQRQLVVGVLGCMAQNLKNALAEKEPLIDVLAGPDAYRQLPSLLTTALESQEQGLSQKGFALDLSEYETYEGIMPDRDSGVNAWITVMRGCDNFCSFCVVPYTRGRERSRDPKSILLEARDASARGFRQITLLGQNVNSYRYEEWDFARLITAVADTAGIDRVRFTSPHPKDFPAALIEAIATHPRVCKHIHLPLQAGSDRILELMGRTYTGAEYLALVDRIRNTIPGVVLTTDIICGFCSESDEDFLTTSRMVEQVQFDSAYIFKYSERKHTIAARKYADDVPDRVKGMRVAQLVEIQRRITLERNRRYVGKNMEILIEGDATRSSTQAMGKTDGNITVVWDKSTGHFEPGTLTTKHIFDASAATLYGK, from the coding sequence ATGAGAGTGAAACCCTTTCCTCAAGTTCACATTGAAACATTCGGCTGTCAGATGAACGAGTCCGACAGCGAACTCGTTCGCTCGATGCTGAAGCAAGAAGGGTTTGTTTTTACAGAGGACCGTGAACGGGCCGACGTCGTATTGGTCAACACTTGCGCCATCAGAGAGAATGCGCACAATAAGATCTACGCCCATCTCTCTGAGTTGAGAACACTGAAAAAACAACGCCAACTTGTCGTCGGAGTCCTCGGCTGTATGGCCCAGAATCTGAAAAACGCGCTGGCAGAAAAAGAACCGCTCATCGATGTGTTGGCCGGCCCGGATGCGTACCGTCAACTTCCGTCGTTGCTGACGACTGCGCTCGAATCCCAAGAACAGGGCCTCTCCCAAAAAGGGTTTGCCCTCGATCTGTCGGAGTATGAAACCTATGAAGGGATCATGCCGGACCGCGACAGCGGGGTAAACGCGTGGATTACCGTGATGCGAGGCTGCGATAATTTCTGCTCCTTCTGTGTCGTCCCTTATACCAGGGGGCGTGAACGGTCGCGTGATCCGAAGTCCATTCTGCTTGAAGCTCGCGACGCGTCCGCCCGCGGGTTCAGGCAAATCACGTTGCTCGGTCAGAACGTCAATTCGTACCGCTATGAAGAATGGGACTTCGCCAGACTGATCACCGCCGTGGCGGATACAGCAGGGATCGATCGAGTCCGGTTTACCTCTCCGCACCCTAAGGACTTTCCCGCCGCACTCATCGAAGCCATTGCCACACACCCCAGAGTCTGCAAACACATTCACCTTCCTCTTCAGGCAGGGAGCGATCGCATTCTCGAACTGATGGGACGAACCTATACGGGAGCAGAGTATTTGGCGCTTGTTGATCGTATTAGGAACACCATCCCCGGTGTAGTCCTCACCACGGATATTATTTGCGGTTTTTGTTCCGAGTCGGATGAGGACTTTCTGACCACTTCGCGTATGGTGGAACAGGTACAATTCGACTCAGCCTATATCTTCAAATACTCGGAGCGAAAGCATACGATCGCGGCGAGAAAGTATGCCGACGATGTCCCTGATCGAGTCAAGGGCATGCGCGTCGCCCAACTCGTCGAAATTCAACGTCGCATCACCTTGGAACGCAACCGCCGATACGTCGGAAAAAACATGGAAATCCTGATCGAAGGTGACGCGACTCGGTCATCAACTCAGGCAATGGGAAAAACCGACGGAAATATCACGGTGGTCTGGGATAAAAGCACCGGCCACTTTGAACCAGGCACGCTGACCACAAAACATATCTTTGACGCCTCTGCCGCGACGCTCTATGGGAAGTGA
- a CDS encoding tRNA t(6)A37-methylthiotransferase has product MATTRASLHTLGCRLNQAETSILGEGLRRKGFELVEFGQPTDLLVLNTCAVTDDAERTSRYVIRKTLKHSPHAFVAVTGCYAQTGMESLKQQAGIDLIVGHQFKLDLPAYLPPAHALRKRSIAEVQHTKTIVRGNFDLPHFAESDSTRALLKVQDGCSAMCSFCIIPFARGHERSRTFDDIQREVEVLAARGYREVVLTGVNIGQYAYQGRDFCSLLRWLDQAADFERIRISSIEPTTVGEELLDLLASSKKLCPYLHIPLQSGDDQILQAMNRRHTIKSYIKLIERALVTIPDLGLGTDLLVGFPGESEAAFQNTLAVTTDLPFSYLHVFPYSPRPGTAAMRLKQRVPSAAVKKRADLLLALDRAKRLAFHNKQIGKTVSVLFEAGTRDAYRFGTTPNFTRVGITDSGDFQNRILPVTITAATDRCAFGHVASAHPTPSAIMAVI; this is encoded by the coding sequence ATGGCGACGACCCGTGCATCTCTACATACGCTCGGCTGCCGGCTGAATCAAGCCGAAACCTCAATCCTTGGGGAAGGACTTAGGCGCAAGGGATTTGAGCTTGTCGAGTTCGGCCAACCGACCGACCTCCTTGTGCTCAATACCTGTGCCGTGACCGATGACGCGGAGCGGACGTCGCGCTATGTGATCCGAAAGACTCTGAAACACTCCCCCCATGCTTTTGTCGCCGTAACAGGGTGCTATGCCCAGACGGGAATGGAGAGCCTCAAGCAACAGGCCGGGATCGATCTTATCGTAGGTCACCAATTCAAGCTCGACCTGCCGGCTTATCTTCCTCCAGCCCACGCGCTACGGAAACGATCCATCGCGGAAGTTCAACATACGAAAACGATTGTGCGCGGAAACTTCGATCTGCCGCACTTCGCAGAATCGGACTCCACCCGTGCATTGCTCAAAGTACAGGACGGCTGCAGCGCGATGTGCAGCTTCTGCATTATTCCGTTTGCGCGAGGCCATGAGCGAAGCAGAACTTTTGATGACATCCAGCGTGAAGTTGAAGTCTTAGCCGCTCGAGGATACCGGGAAGTCGTGCTGACCGGAGTGAACATCGGGCAGTATGCGTATCAGGGTCGTGACTTTTGTTCGTTGCTTCGTTGGCTCGATCAAGCGGCCGACTTCGAACGCATCCGCATCTCTTCAATCGAACCCACAACGGTCGGCGAAGAATTGCTTGATCTGCTCGCCTCATCGAAGAAACTCTGTCCCTATCTTCACATCCCCTTGCAAAGCGGGGACGATCAGATTTTGCAGGCCATGAATCGACGCCATACGATCAAGAGCTATATCAAACTGATCGAAAGGGCTCTCGTAACCATTCCCGACCTCGGCCTTGGAACTGATCTCTTGGTAGGATTTCCCGGGGAGAGTGAGGCCGCGTTTCAGAATACGCTGGCTGTCACCACCGATCTTCCATTTTCCTATCTGCACGTATTTCCGTACTCCCCTCGCCCTGGGACGGCTGCAATGCGCCTGAAGCAGCGGGTCCCGTCGGCGGCGGTGAAGAAACGAGCCGATCTTCTCCTGGCTCTCGACCGAGCCAAGCGACTCGCCTTTCACAACAAACAAATCGGCAAAACGGTCTCGGTCCTTTTTGAAGCCGGGACTCGCGACGCCTATCGCTTCGGCACGACTCCGAACTTCACACGAGTGGGCATCACAGACTCCGGAGATTTCCAGAATCGGATCCTGCCGGTCACGATCACGGCGGCAACTGACCGCTGTGCTTTTGGCCATGTCGCCTCGGCGCATCCCACGCCTTCTGCAATAATGGCGGTGATATGA
- a CDS encoding AmpG permease, whose protein sequence is MKQGAFDLASLMNRRIFVMLPLGFVSGLPLALTSGTLQAWLTVEGVDLKTIGIFTMVGLPYTLKFLWAPVMDRVVPPWLGRRRGWMVMTQLCVAVGLALMAVTNPKLHPGWLAAYALLVAFLAASLDIVFDAYRTDTLHPHERGLGAAVWVNGYRIALLASGAGALALADYVGWQMTYLAMAAVMVAGVVITLVSPDPTFVANAPKSLREAVGAPLAEFFTRPQALGFLAVIVLYKLGDAFASALQTAFLIGGLGFSATEVGTVKGLGVFATLLGAFVGGLLMARSRLVRSLLIFGVLQAVSNLGFVVLSLIGKSSGMLTAAVVIENVTGGMGTAAFVALVMSLCDPRYTATQFALLSSLEALGRVFAGRPSADVVALVGWTQFFILTVVVALPGLWAVWRVRRFLEPEQKTVVRTPLTESTVSPVSERL, encoded by the coding sequence GTGAAACAAGGGGCTTTCGATCTCGCCAGCCTCATGAATCGACGCATCTTCGTGATGTTACCGTTGGGCTTTGTGTCCGGCCTCCCCCTTGCGCTCACGTCCGGGACCTTACAGGCCTGGCTTACGGTGGAAGGAGTCGACCTCAAGACCATCGGCATTTTCACGATGGTCGGCCTTCCCTATACGCTCAAGTTCCTCTGGGCTCCCGTGATGGATCGAGTGGTTCCGCCCTGGTTGGGGCGGCGTCGCGGCTGGATGGTCATGACGCAACTCTGTGTAGCGGTCGGCCTGGCGCTCATGGCCGTGACCAATCCAAAGCTTCACCCTGGATGGCTCGCGGCCTATGCCCTGTTAGTCGCATTTCTTGCTGCGTCTCTGGACATTGTTTTCGACGCCTATCGAACGGATACACTCCACCCTCACGAGCGGGGATTGGGCGCGGCTGTGTGGGTCAATGGCTATCGAATCGCCCTCTTGGCCTCCGGGGCCGGCGCATTGGCGCTCGCCGATTATGTCGGCTGGCAGATGACCTATCTGGCAATGGCAGCCGTCATGGTCGCGGGGGTGGTTATCACTTTGGTCAGCCCTGATCCGACGTTCGTCGCCAATGCTCCCAAAAGTCTGCGTGAAGCAGTTGGTGCACCGCTGGCGGAGTTCTTTACACGGCCTCAAGCATTAGGGTTCTTGGCTGTGATCGTCCTCTACAAACTTGGAGATGCCTTTGCGTCGGCGCTCCAGACGGCTTTTCTAATCGGAGGGTTGGGCTTTTCTGCGACAGAGGTAGGCACTGTGAAGGGACTAGGGGTTTTTGCCACATTGCTCGGGGCCTTTGTCGGCGGACTCTTGATGGCCAGGTCCCGACTTGTGCGGTCGCTGCTGATCTTCGGTGTCTTGCAGGCTGTTTCAAATTTGGGATTCGTCGTACTGTCGTTGATCGGCAAGAGTTCGGGGATGCTGACGGCTGCGGTTGTGATCGAAAATGTGACGGGGGGCATGGGCACGGCGGCATTTGTGGCACTAGTCATGTCGCTCTGCGATCCTCGCTATACGGCGACTCAGTTCGCGCTGCTCTCTTCATTAGAGGCGTTGGGAAGGGTATTTGCTGGCCGCCCATCGGCGGACGTCGTGGCTCTTGTCGGATGGACGCAGTTTTTTATCTTGACCGTGGTGGTAGCGTTGCCGGGTCTTTGGGCGGTTTGGCGAGTCCGGCGTTTTCTCGAGCCAGAACAGAAGACGGTCGTTCGCACGCCTCTCACAGAGTCAACAGTCTCGCCGGTTTCCGAACGGTTATGA
- a CDS encoding Ribonucleotide reductase of class II (coenzyme B12-dependent), producing the protein MKIDRRFTRRGQNPYEGITFVKRSSEIRNPDGSSVFKLENIDVPEAWSQLAVDILAQKYFRKAGVPQRDQNGQPIIGFDGKPVLGGERDARQVFERMAGCWTHWGKSYGYFKTQEDAESFHDEMCCMLANQMAAPNSPQWFNTGLHYAYGLSGPAQGHYYVDPQTREVLKATNAFEHPQPHACFIQSIEDDLVNENGIMDLWVREARLFKYGSGTGTNFSKLRGDGEGLSGGGRSSGLMSFLKIGDRAAGAIKSGGTTRRAAKMVCLDLDHPDIEEFIDWKVIEEQKVAAMVTGSKICAQRLNAVLKACHTVDGQGALRLDLDPKTNSLLREALTLARRDMVPEAYIQRMFSYAQQGFTHFVFHEYDTNWDGKAYQTVSGQNSNNSVRIPNEFFAALETDGDWHLKRRTNGKVCKTVKARELWDRIAWAAWICADPGTQYDTIINEWHTCPEDGRINASNPCSEYMFLDDTACNLASLNLTKFYTADGQFELEHFRHAVRLWTIALEISVLMASFPSRSIAEKSYQFRTLGLGYANLGTVLMRQGIPYDSPKALAICGAITAIMTGEAYGTSAEMAAELSPFPGYAKNREHMLRVIRNHRRAAYQVPHGEYEGLTIAPAGIRPEHCPPDMLLAARRAWDHALELGTAYGYRNAQVTVIAPTGTIGLVMDCDTTGIEPDFALVKFKKLAGGGYFKIINQSLPVALANLGYTDQQTQDIVRYCVGAQTLKGAPFINHDTLRQKGFDDAALGRLESNLGQAFEIQFAFNKFTLGDAFCIEKLGLTEAQLNETNFNMLKTLGFTQEEIAAANDFCCGTMTVEGAPHLKAEHLAVFDCANRCGRIGQRSIAVDAHIRMMAAAQPFISGAISKTINMPADATLEDVKAAYLLAWKSMVKAVALYRDGSKLSQPLSASTDSGKAVEATTGVMELAEKVTERVLVRYLAKRRPLPGRRSGYTQKAIIGGHKLYLRTGEYEDGTVGEIFLDMHKEGAAFRSLMNCFAIAISLGLQHGVPLEEFVEAFVFTRFEPNGPVKLNDRIKMSTSIIDYIFRELAVTYLDRYDLAQVKEEDLRMDSVKKDNRDPECFDEEADLDALAQSSVITEHLPIRRNGGKRNGHGNGHGVSRQVEIMRETLTLREVQSAKEAKVKGYEGDPCQECKQFTMVRNGTCLKCVTCGATSGCS; encoded by the coding sequence GTGAAAATTGATCGAAGATTTACCCGTCGCGGGCAGAATCCCTACGAGGGGATCACGTTTGTGAAGCGTTCGTCGGAGATTCGGAATCCCGACGGGTCCAGCGTATTTAAACTCGAAAATATCGACGTCCCGGAGGCATGGTCTCAGCTTGCCGTCGACATATTGGCCCAGAAATATTTTCGGAAGGCCGGAGTTCCGCAGCGGGATCAGAATGGGCAGCCGATCATCGGTTTCGATGGCAAGCCGGTGTTGGGCGGCGAGCGAGACGCTCGTCAAGTCTTCGAGCGCATGGCCGGGTGTTGGACTCATTGGGGCAAGTCCTATGGGTATTTCAAGACGCAGGAAGATGCCGAGTCTTTTCATGATGAAATGTGCTGCATGTTGGCGAACCAGATGGCCGCGCCGAACTCTCCTCAGTGGTTCAATACGGGCCTTCATTATGCCTATGGGTTATCGGGACCTGCACAAGGGCATTATTATGTCGACCCCCAGACTCGCGAAGTTCTGAAAGCCACCAATGCCTTCGAACATCCTCAGCCTCATGCCTGTTTCATTCAATCAATCGAGGATGATTTGGTGAATGAAAACGGGATCATGGATCTGTGGGTTCGGGAGGCGCGGTTGTTCAAATACGGCTCCGGGACCGGGACTAATTTTTCGAAACTGCGTGGGGATGGCGAAGGGCTCTCCGGCGGCGGGAGGTCTTCAGGTCTTATGTCCTTCCTGAAAATCGGGGATCGAGCCGCCGGAGCGATCAAGTCCGGAGGGACGACGCGCCGTGCCGCCAAGATGGTCTGTTTGGACCTCGATCATCCGGATATCGAAGAATTCATCGATTGGAAAGTCATCGAGGAACAAAAAGTTGCGGCGATGGTGACGGGCTCAAAGATTTGTGCCCAGCGCCTCAATGCCGTGCTGAAAGCTTGTCATACGGTCGATGGCCAGGGCGCGCTCAGGCTGGATCTCGATCCGAAGACCAATTCGCTCCTGCGTGAGGCCCTGACATTGGCCCGTCGGGATATGGTGCCCGAGGCGTATATTCAACGAATGTTTTCCTATGCGCAGCAAGGCTTCACGCACTTTGTGTTTCACGAGTATGACACGAATTGGGACGGTAAGGCCTACCAGACCGTCTCCGGCCAAAACTCCAACAACAGCGTCAGGATTCCCAATGAGTTTTTTGCCGCGCTCGAAACAGACGGCGATTGGCATCTCAAACGCCGAACGAACGGGAAAGTCTGTAAGACCGTCAAGGCGCGGGAGCTGTGGGACCGGATCGCTTGGGCGGCCTGGATTTGTGCCGATCCGGGGACTCAGTACGATACCATCATCAATGAGTGGCATACGTGCCCGGAGGACGGCCGCATCAACGCATCGAACCCCTGTTCCGAATACATGTTTTTGGATGATACGGCTTGTAATCTCGCCTCTCTCAATCTCACAAAATTTTACACCGCAGACGGGCAGTTCGAACTGGAGCATTTCCGCCATGCCGTTCGGTTGTGGACAATCGCGTTGGAGATCAGCGTGTTGATGGCCTCCTTCCCGAGCCGCTCCATCGCTGAAAAGAGCTATCAGTTCCGGACGCTCGGGTTAGGTTATGCGAATTTGGGGACCGTGCTCATGCGGCAAGGAATCCCTTATGATTCGCCCAAGGCCCTGGCGATTTGTGGAGCCATCACGGCCATCATGACCGGGGAAGCGTACGGGACGTCGGCTGAAATGGCTGCCGAATTGTCGCCCTTCCCGGGGTATGCAAAAAATCGAGAGCACATGCTGCGGGTCATCCGTAATCACCGTCGGGCTGCGTACCAGGTGCCTCATGGGGAATATGAAGGTCTTACGATCGCTCCGGCAGGAATCAGACCCGAGCATTGTCCTCCCGACATGCTCCTCGCTGCCAGACGAGCCTGGGACCATGCGCTTGAATTAGGGACGGCGTACGGGTATCGCAATGCACAAGTGACCGTCATCGCTCCGACCGGCACAATTGGGTTGGTCATGGACTGTGATACCACGGGAATTGAGCCGGACTTTGCGTTGGTGAAGTTTAAGAAATTGGCCGGTGGAGGGTACTTCAAGATCATCAATCAAAGCTTGCCGGTTGCGCTGGCCAACCTCGGCTATACGGACCAACAAACACAGGATATCGTCCGTTACTGTGTCGGTGCCCAGACGCTCAAGGGCGCGCCGTTCATCAATCACGACACGTTGCGTCAAAAGGGATTCGACGATGCAGCCCTGGGTCGTTTGGAGAGCAATTTGGGGCAAGCGTTCGAAATTCAGTTCGCCTTCAATAAGTTTACGCTGGGAGACGCATTCTGCATAGAAAAGCTTGGCTTGACCGAAGCCCAACTGAATGAAACGAATTTCAACATGCTGAAGACGCTCGGGTTTACGCAAGAAGAAATCGCTGCCGCCAACGATTTTTGTTGCGGGACGATGACGGTGGAAGGCGCGCCGCATTTGAAGGCCGAACATCTCGCGGTATTCGACTGTGCCAATCGGTGCGGTCGAATCGGACAACGCTCCATCGCCGTCGATGCGCATATCCGCATGATGGCCGCGGCACAGCCGTTCATCAGCGGCGCGATCAGCAAGACCATCAACATGCCGGCCGATGCCACGCTCGAAGACGTCAAGGCCGCCTATTTGCTGGCTTGGAAGAGCATGGTCAAAGCGGTCGCACTGTATCGTGACGGGTCCAAGCTGAGTCAGCCATTGAGTGCTTCGACGGACAGTGGAAAGGCCGTGGAGGCAACCACCGGCGTGATGGAGCTGGCGGAGAAAGTCACCGAACGGGTGCTCGTTCGATACCTTGCCAAGCGTCGCCCGCTGCCGGGTCGACGAAGCGGATACACCCAAAAGGCAATTATCGGGGGACATAAGCTCTACCTGCGCACCGGTGAATACGAGGACGGGACGGTCGGGGAAATCTTTTTGGACATGCACAAGGAAGGGGCGGCGTTCAGGAGCCTCATGAATTGTTTTGCGATCGCGATCTCTCTTGGACTTCAGCACGGCGTGCCGCTGGAAGAATTCGTCGAGGCGTTTGTCTTTACCCGGTTTGAGCCGAACGGCCCCGTCAAATTGAACGATCGAATCAAAATGTCCACCTCGATCATCGATTACATCTTCCGTGAATTGGCCGTGACATATCTCGATCGGTATGATCTCGCGCAGGTGAAGGAAGAAGATCTACGTATGGACTCCGTGAAAAAAGACAATAGAGATCCCGAATGCTTCGATGAAGAAGCGGACCTCGATGCACTGGCTCAATCGTCCGTGATTACGGAACATCTTCCCATCCGACGGAACGGCGGAAAAAGAAATGGTCACGGAAACGGACACGGTGTTTCCCGACAAGTGGAAATCATGCGTGAAACGCTCACACTGAGGGAGGTTCAAAGCGCTAAAGAGGCCAAAGTGAAAGGCTACGAAGGCGACCCCTGCCAAGAATGCAAGCAATTCACGATGGTCCGCAACGGCACCTGTCTCAAATGTGTGACGTGCGGCGCGACGAGTGGATGTTCATAA
- a CDS encoding Amino acid-binding ACT, with amino-acid sequence MPTTTQLVISGQSKPGALARVTAVLGEAGVNIKAFSAPEVMGTGKLRLLVADLESARAALKAAKIKFGEETALLLSLENKPGALRKVADTLMKSRINIKCGYCTPSREGKRAIVVLTVSNTDKALAILRNQSLDEF; translated from the coding sequence ATGCCGACTACGACGCAGCTTGTCATCAGCGGTCAGAGTAAGCCGGGCGCCCTTGCCAGAGTGACGGCGGTTCTCGGTGAAGCCGGGGTCAATATCAAGGCTTTTTCCGCTCCGGAAGTGATGGGAACGGGCAAGTTGCGTCTGTTGGTCGCGGATCTGGAAAGTGCTCGCGCGGCCCTTAAGGCGGCGAAGATTAAGTTCGGCGAAGAAACCGCGCTCCTGTTAAGTCTCGAAAATAAGCCTGGTGCGTTAAGAAAGGTGGCAGATACCTTGATGAAGAGTCGGATCAACATCAAGTGCGGCTATTGCACGCCTTCACGGGAGGGGAAGCGGGCGATCGTCGTTCTGACCGTTTCCAACACCGACAAAGCATTGGCCATTCTACGCAATCAGTCCCTCGATGAGTTTTGA
- a CDS encoding Septum-associated rare lipoprotein A, which translates to MRPMPLTKPTPLLIIVIGLGALLYQGCTTAPPIDRFPGYPIGFVERGMASWYGPGFHGNKTANGERYDMYKLTAAHRTLPLGSVAVVHSLTSGRHITVRITDRGPFARGRILDLSLAGAQALGMVGNGTDQVELRVVGYNSRPEGMGILRVQVGAFADLQNARALFAQVQREFPDGRIIQVDLAEGRRYRVQIGRFLTEPEAQVAAVRLDHTFSLQSFVVRDDG; encoded by the coding sequence ATGCGGCCGATGCCGCTCACGAAACCTACCCCGCTGCTCATAATTGTGATCGGATTGGGTGCCCTTCTCTACCAAGGCTGCACTACAGCTCCCCCTATTGACCGCTTCCCCGGGTACCCCATTGGATTTGTAGAACGAGGGATGGCCTCATGGTATGGCCCTGGTTTTCATGGGAACAAGACAGCTAACGGAGAGCGGTACGACATGTACAAACTGACGGCTGCCCATCGGACGCTGCCGCTTGGGTCTGTTGCAGTTGTTCATTCGTTGACTTCGGGTCGCCATATTACGGTCAGAATTACTGATCGAGGGCCGTTCGCGAGAGGGCGAATTTTGGACCTTTCGTTGGCCGGCGCTCAGGCGCTTGGGATGGTCGGCAACGGAACCGATCAGGTCGAACTTCGAGTGGTTGGCTATAATTCTAGACCCGAAGGGATGGGAATATTACGGGTCCAAGTCGGTGCCTTTGCGGACCTTCAGAATGCTAGGGCGCTGTTTGCACAAGTCCAACGAGAGTTCCCCGATGGACGTATCATTCAGGTAGATCTCGCGGAAGGGCGCCGTTACCGAGTCCAAATCGGTCGATTCTTGACCGAACCGGAAGCTCAGGTTGCTGCGGTACGTCTCGATCATACATTTAGCCTCCAATCGTTTGTTGTTCGGGATGATGGCTAA
- a CDS encoding putative hemolysin-related protein/CBS domain containing protein: MDILILLGLIGLSAIISTAEIGFFSVNETRLRALAQNGSKRAEKALQLRSDPQKLFSTILVGDRLVSTAIPMFATFITLNAYGEKSIFEEAIAVMVGILTFVLLVSVDVVPKTLAAKFSVPVTLNLAYPVYWVQVMLQPILFLIVPLIYSLTGGKGLTHPLVTEEELKIMLDQGGKAGEIESEEVKMIKNVFQLKDITAEDAMTPRIYVFSLDGNLRLKEAQELLYNSKYSRIPLYDGMLDNITGILYKTKALTELAKGRTDLRLQDIAHPPLFVPAGKTADDLMKQFQQEKRHMGVVVNEFGGVMGLVTLEDLLEEVVGEIVDETDITEELIKRIGKNQILVHGRTEVRKVNDFLKVELGDEALTIGGLIQENLGRIPQAGEELRIENCRLVVHEADPRSIRSVQIFKDEKVPVPVEASV, translated from the coding sequence ATGGACATCCTCATCCTTTTAGGATTGATAGGGTTATCCGCTATTATTTCTACAGCCGAAATCGGCTTCTTCTCGGTCAACGAAACACGACTGAGAGCATTGGCGCAAAACGGAAGCAAACGAGCTGAAAAAGCCCTTCAACTGAGAAGCGACCCCCAGAAGCTCTTTTCGACTATTCTGGTGGGAGATCGTCTGGTCAGCACGGCAATTCCGATGTTCGCCACCTTTATCACGTTGAATGCCTATGGGGAGAAGAGCATTTTCGAAGAAGCCATCGCAGTTATGGTCGGTATTCTGACCTTTGTTCTCTTAGTATCCGTAGACGTGGTCCCAAAGACCTTGGCTGCTAAATTTTCTGTGCCTGTTACTCTGAACCTCGCTTACCCGGTTTACTGGGTTCAAGTCATGTTGCAGCCGATCCTTTTCCTGATTGTCCCTCTGATCTACAGTTTAACGGGTGGAAAGGGACTGACTCATCCCTTGGTAACGGAGGAAGAGCTGAAGATCATGCTGGACCAGGGAGGAAAAGCCGGCGAGATCGAATCTGAAGAAGTGAAAATGATAAAGAATGTGTTCCAGTTGAAGGATATTACGGCGGAAGATGCGATGACACCGCGCATCTATGTGTTTTCTCTCGACGGGAACCTTCGGCTCAAGGAGGCACAGGAGCTGCTCTATAATTCTAAGTATTCCAGAATTCCGCTTTATGATGGGATGCTCGATAACATAACGGGGATTCTCTACAAGACGAAGGCGCTGACCGAGTTGGCCAAAGGAAGGACTGATTTGCGTCTTCAGGATATCGCCCATCCTCCGCTTTTCGTCCCGGCCGGCAAAACGGCGGATGATTTGATGAAGCAGTTCCAGCAGGAAAAGCGGCATATGGGAGTCGTCGTCAATGAATTCGGTGGCGTCATGGGGTTGGTGACACTCGAAGACCTTCTCGAGGAAGTCGTAGGCGAGATCGTCGATGAAACGGATATTACTGAAGAACTCATCAAACGCATCGGAAAGAACCAAATCCTGGTCCACGGGCGGACGGAAGTTCGAAAGGTGAACGATTTCCTAAAGGTCGAGCTCGGGGATGAAGCCTTGACTATCGGAGGGTTGATCCAGGAAAACCTCGGACGCATTCCTCAGGCAGGAGAAGAACTCCGCATAGAGAATTGTCGTCTGGTGGTCCATGAGGCGGATCCTCGCTCGATACGAAGCGTGCAAATTTTCAAGGACGAAAAAGTCCCTGTTCCGGTCGAAGCCTCGGTGTGA